The genomic DNA tatatatatatatatatatatatttaacatacttagataatttttaatatatctagcttcaaatattttctaatatttCTATGGATTCCTAGAGTAATTATGCATAGggacaatttttttaaaaaaaaacaatttctaCATGGGGACTATAAATGGATGCCTTTCTATTATttcattttctaaaataatttatacatttttaaatataattctGACACATTTAGATAACTTtgacatatatagatatatttgaCAAACTTGGATAATTTTAACATATccgtttttttattttaattttcctAGATGTTTTGGATAGTTTTGCTATAATTTctcttctaatttttctgaattttgtaGATTGGTTGAGTTTTCTCTCTCCCTTCCCTCTAATATTCCCATGCTAGGCTATATTGCTCATGTGTGACTATATGGACCTAAATGGGCAGTCTTTTGGAGAGCAAGATCCTGAATCAAATTATCTCAATAATGCATTAGTATATGTCATCAATCTCCAGATCCGTTGGTCAATTATTCTCTTATAAATTGGATCATAAAAGGTCAAGATTCGAGTAAAGAAGGAACTGGGCTAGAGAAATAATCTGGATATAGAAATTAAGCTAGGTTGGGTCAAGGAAGTCTAGAATTGGGCAAGCCATAAAGCCACTTACATGTGATCCAAGTGCTGACGGTCAACGAAGGAAGTGGGCCACCACCCTCCTACCTATTATTGCCCTACACTAGTAGATAGTGCACTCTTGCAAGGGATGCATGCATTTAGAAAGCCCTAAAGCACTAGTAGAAGGAATCAGCACGGATAAGCATACACCTCTTCCTTATCTTCTCTCTAGCAGAGTCTAAGGAAAGCCCTAAAGCCTCTGTCATCTATATAGAAAAGGGGAGGGGGTGTCCTACGATTGTTTATTCAGGATCTAATCCTACCACACATCAACAGAGAGAGTGAGGGAGGCGCAGTTAAAGGTTGAGGGCTTTTCCTTGTCcaaaagcaagagagagagagaaagagagaaagcttGTAAGACAAGACTTTCTTGCAGTGCATCCTCTTGGCTTGTAGCTAGTTGCCAGATACTCAAAACTAGGCGAAGCTCTAGATAGGCATACGAACTGAAGTGGCTGTAGATAGTGAATCTCAAAGAGTTGCATGCTTTCATATTCTCAGGATCTCCTATTCTTTCTCTATGCATGTAACCTATGTAATCATGGTGATTAAAAGTTTGATCCTAGCCCAACTTGGTAGTGAGACAGTTGTTAAGTTTACCTACAGCATTTGCTTTCTTTTCCTGACCTTGCATTGTGAAGGGCCTAACGTAAGAAATTTAGTTCAGTCATGTAACAGTAAATGGAATTGTGAAAGGAGCTTATCATCTTTGGCGCTGGCTAATGacatatcaaaaaattaaactaTCATCACCATGGTCTTTATTTGCATTAAAAGACAACAAGGCCCTTTGACCTATTTGGAATCCAAATGGGTCTCTTGTGTGTGCCAAATGGAAAACTAATGCAAGCACAAGAACATGAGCTAAAGAGATATCCTAGGATAACGTTGAAATTGGTTGGAATTCACCATCAGAATGAGATCTTATTCATAATCAATGAAAATACAGTGTCAATTCGTAATCATGACTTGCTATATATATGAGATAACTAGAACAACTCCTAAACACCTGGCACACTCGTATCTAAGCCATCCCAGCTCAGCTCGAGGTATACCACATATGGATCTGTATTCAATCCAAACTTCGCTAGAAAAGCTTTCTTGGTTTAACTCAATCTCAATATATATTCTAGTATTGTACTAAAACTTTGTCTGGTTTTAACCATCGTAACGGTTAGACTAAAAAAATCTCAACAGAAAACTTGTAAGGAATCAAAATAAGCACCAAACAAGTATTAAACTGccccaaatgggcaagtaaatATGCCTTTGACAAGTTCCAAATCCAAGTAGGAACTTTTATTTGCGTCAGAAATGATAAGGCTACTGGAGGTAATTGCACCATAGCTGGGAGTCAATGACCAACATTTTACCAAGTAGAAAATATCCAggatcatcatcatcaaaaaaaaaatgtaaaggaAATCCAGCCGAAGCTCAATGCTCCTTATTGAAAGATTGCTCAGCTGCCTTACTTGATGTCACTTTCCAACATTAACATCATAGACCCTGAAAACAAGGGTCGAAGAACAACTCAAAGAACATTGTCAGCAATCTCAAACTAAACGGTTCATTTCAAGTTGAACAATCATTGATCCCCATAAACATCACCATTTATTTCAGTGTAATTTGAAGGCAGTGTGCCCGTCCGAAAACGACCCACTGCTGCTTCATGATCATGCTGAACACCAAAGCGAGCTCACCCGGGCCTACAAACACTCCTAATGACGGGCAACAGACTGAAGGCCTGATTAGCCTTTATAGAACATTAATATCTCGATTCTTTCTCAATTATAATCCATGTATTCCACACTCAGTTTAAAGCGAAGCTTTTTATCAATGAAACagtggagaaaaagaaaaaatattactGCACCATCCCTCTTAATACAATATATAAGCAAGTGGATCCTGGATCTCCGGTTAACAAGACATGCTATAATATATTTCGGCGAATGCCGGTCACCTACCAACCTTAAAAATTGTTATTGCCGGGAGGCCAGCCGCCTTGAGTCACTGTATCAGATCATTTAGAGAGGGGAGGGGGCTCGGTTGTGGCCGTCCTGTGCCGGTCGAGGAGCTCCCTTGCCAGGGCCTGCAGGTCCCCGCTGCCGCCTCCCGAGCTCTCACCAAGGCTTCTGCTTCCAGGGCCGAGCTGCTGCCGGGGCTCCATGGCCCGctggtgctgctgctgctgctgttgaaGGGACCAGTGGGGCTGCACTTGAGGATCAAAAAGAGTGGAGAGGTCGACAGTGGCAGGGAGATTTGATGATGAAGGGAGGTTAGATATCGAGAAGGGGGGCGGTGCGGCGAGCTGCAGCGGAGGGGGCGGAGGCGGAGGGGATGGTAGCTCGAGTGTCGCGAGGTGGGCCTGCAAGTAGGACAGCTCCGCCTGTAGGTTCACCACCTGCTCGTCATCACCAAAATTGGATGCGGCAGATCAATACAACAGATCAAAACGATGGGCTGGCCactccaaagaaagaagcacATGAAAGGAAGGAGGTTTCAATTGATCTCAGCGCTAGCTCACGTTGGTTGGAAGGTGAGAATGATTGTATGTAGCCAAGAAAAGCAAACATACATGGAGATAAAGGAGCAAAACAGACGCTTTGCTTGTGAGGCTTTGGCACAAACCAAACCAACTCACCCATCCTTTCTTTCTGACACCATGGATTCCTCCTAGCTAGAATCAAACCGAACTTGCCCATTGGAATCGATAAACTTCAGCTAGCTATCATACTAGTCACAAAATTTTTATCATAGAAGCAAACTACAGTACAAAATATGATAATTTAAACTCTAGGAGCCACAGTAGCGATATTGTTAATTAGGAGGCGGTTAAGTAGAAGATGGAGTTTGAGTGGTGtgaaagggagagggagggagggagagacctGTTGTTGGAGGGCGAAGATGTGGGCGACGCAGCCGTAGACGGGGTCGCGGAGACGAGCCTGGGCCTCGTAGCAGATGGTGACAACGGCGTCGAGGCGCTTGTGGGCGGGGATGTGGAGGAGGAGCTTGGACACGTTGCTAGCTCCGAACACCTTGTGCACCGCTGCGAAGTGCGCCGCCCCTTGCTCCGAATCGAAGTACGGTGCAAATATGCACCCACTCACGCACTTCCTCCTCAAGAACTTACAAGCCCCGCAAGGCCCACCACCGCCACCACCTCCACCTCCACCTCCACCACTGCTTCCACCCACACCACTGCTCGTACTGCCACTCATATCAACCCCCTTCTtcgcttctttctttccttctttgggctTAGAAAGTGTGTGTTGTTGTCCTTGTGCCTAGGTCggcttagagagagagagagagagagaggaaataaGAGGTGAATAAGAGAAGGGAGGGAAGGGGCCGGGAGAGAGGGGAGATAGGGTGGGGGTGTATTATTTTGGGGAGTTTGTCCTATTGGTGGAGGGTCGTGTTGGGGTTACTGTTTGGGTTTTGCATCTGTTTGGTTTCTTCGTATTGATGAGCCTTTAAAGCCACGCCAGGCCCCTCTCTCCATACTCAGCAGCTTGCCTGAAGCAAACATGAGatgacaaaataaaaaaaaaaatacccatcaTCTCTCTCTCAGCATCAACTCCCGCTACACCTTCTCCCCCTCCcttactcctctctctctctctctctctctctctctctcttaggtaatttctcttttctctttcttggtCTACAGTGTGAGTACGATAGAGAGGGGGGACGTGGGTGTGGAGGCCTGTCCGAGTGCGTCGCTCTCAATATACGTGCAGCTGGCTAGGTGTTATTCCGGATGGATGCGTAGAAGGCAAAGGACGCCaccttcaacttgcttaacttgtTTCCATTATCTTCCTCCGCGACCAAAAATGCCACTGGGGTTGGAGGGGAATAGCTTATGGAGGACCCGACGGTTTCACTTCGCCCTGCCTTTTTGAGGCTGGGGAGCCTTCTGTGCCTCCAGGCGATATCGATTTGGGGCTGTGCCCTTGTTGAGCTAAAGGGTTTGTGAGGAACACGTGATGCCGCTTCCTTTTGAGAGGTAATGATTTATTGATGGGCAGAGCCCCACAAGACAAAGGAGACGCAGGACTCATAACTACTCTCTCCTCTCCAACAATTGTTTTCTTTCTCACAATCCGATGTTCTACGTATACCTCAACATCTTGGTGGGTGGCCCATCTTGAAACGAAACTAAATCTCAATCTACTTTGCTTTCCAAGGTATTGCTTCAGATATGGAAGCTGAAGTATTGAAGTGCAAGtgtgtataatatatataacgAGACTAGAAAGCTTGTTAAAGCATCATCAGTTTCTATTGATATCGTACCTTGCGGTATATCGGGATATCTAGTTTTTATAAGGTGGCAACTCTGATGAATACATAGGATCTGGTGGCTTCTAGATCGTTTAAATCAATATTTCAGCCAAGTTGAGAACCACGCCCTACTttacttttaaaaaatatagcaGAAGATTAAACATGTATTTGGACAgcaaatattaaaaaatctGAATTAATTTCTAATGGAAACTTGAATTACTTTTTTATTGACATCATATCACTTGATGTTTAAGGATCTATCAGTTTTCATTTGCATACGAAACGAGATCAttgcagatatatatatatatatatagtgcaaTATTCGAGATCATACAAATTAACATTTCGGCCATGCTGAAATCCCTACTTTAGTTTAAAAATGGCGCCACCACATATGCAGATAGTATATCAAGCTCTTTCCTTTTGACATGTACTTCTTTACTTATATTAGATTGCCTGTCTTATTCTTATGGAATGACAAACTATAACCTAAATATTAATTAGTTCTAGCATTGAGAAACAAACTTCATATGTCATCTAATAATTGTCGTTTGTGAATTGCACATTGACCTATTTCTCAATATCAAGAAACCATTGTAAGTGCATTGAATAGCAACACTCAATTTCATCAATaagtaaattatatatatttttacatATATAACCCTATATGAATTCTCTTGTTTACAAATGAACCTACCAAAAGTAAATAGTGTATATATTCTTCACGAATTCGAAGTTTGCATTTAAATTCTTATTGTCATGTGTTCACTTCCCTTATTCTAACTTTAATTTGGCTAGATCAAAATTTAACTCATCTCATCCATTACTTTTTTGGCTTTTTGAATTTGAGCATATCTAAAATTTTGTATGGATTGTATATCAACCTAGCATAATAATAGCGAAAGGGGTGtgtgtacatatgtatgtatatttatatatgtacatcTTTTGGCATCTAAATCGTATTTTCATTATAATTTTCTAAATTGGACTATTTTCCtgatttttatgaaaaaaatgcgCCTGGCGAGCCATCTGCTAAGTATAATTTAGTTATGATGCTAAGAAATGTATATTCACACCACATTCTAACCCATAGTAGAAACCCAAAGGCTAGTTGGATGGTGACCATGTTATACAGTTAGAGATccgataataaataaatttacctCAATAATAAAGAGCAAACTGAAGAGGGTCAGTGTTGGTTTAACAACGCCGACATGGAAGCCGCTAAGAGTTAAGTGGAGATGGATTAAGATGTTGATACATAGCTAGATTTGGGGTTTAAATTATGGTAATAGGCTGATCAAACTACCATGAGATACTATAGAAGACAAACTGATCTACATCTAAAAGGAATTGGTTAAATCAAGCTAAGTATTTATTTGAGACATAGGCCAAGTTACAAAGGTCCCAAGTATAGGCAAATTGTGAATATTGCCTATTCAAGAATGTGAAGATGAAGGCCGGTTAAGTTTCATAGCTTGCGTGGTTCAAACTATCAACCGAGTGTGAGGTGAAGATAGGAGAACAGAACGTGTGGCAATGTGAACGTGCAAACAAAACATGGAGCGTCTATTTAAGCACCAACCATCAGCTTATTCTCCTTCCCATTCCTATCCCAAAGAGAAGAGAGCCaacatcatacttaatataccaATTTATTGTGAAGCATGAATTGCAAATTGGCCTACTCTTGATGGCGTGAAATCATTTTATATGCATTGGTTGAGTAGCGATGCTCAATTTCTCTATTAAATAGTAATAAGTAAATAATACAAATATTTTTACAAACATGCCTTCAAGAAAACCTTTATTTGTGCCTTGACTCTTTCAAAGTAAATTGTGAAAATATATCCTTCCTAAAGTTTGAGCTTTGCACCTATACCCTTCTTACAATATTGTATTCACATCTTtcattataattttaatttggCTAAACTAAAATTTAAGTCAACATATCCATTGACAATTTTGGctctaattatatataattgttGAAATTTTGAGggtcatatttaaaattttgtatCGATGATATACCAATACTCACatttctttaaattttcagaGATATATAAGCAATTAAACACTTTTCAAGagtcattatcaataaaggaaaaatagaaaacaatatggcgataatattttttatttgggggatgttactaaaattttttattacgGCTTGTTGCATGGATTCATCATCAACCATAAAAATGCAAATGTATTATATTGGAACCACACTGTAATAGGCACATTTTTATTAGTCCAGTGCAACTGAGAGAGAATTTTTGGAAGAATGAGATATAATGCCTAGCAAATTACTTTAAGGTTTATGTCATAATAGTAGATTTTGAGATTCAAAGTTGATAGAATGTCACCTTTTTTGACTCATTATAAGCTTCAATTACATCATAAGCTTTGCTCCATTGCATGACAAACATAATTCATGCACAACTAGAAAATATATCCTAAACTTCAAGGATTATTTCTTATCTAATTAATTTATTCACCTTCAACTATCCTAAGGACCATTAAAACATATGACAGAATATTTCAATTGAGATCTTTGATaagaattaaaagaaaagaaattaaacagAGGATTGAGCTAGACAACCAGATTGGTTACCTATGGAGAGCCCTATTGATGCACCGCATTGAAACAAAGTGTACATTTGCCCTATAAATTGGACTTTTCAAGGCATCGATTCACGAGAACACCCTGGGCTCTCCACTAGAAAAAGACACATGTAATGCGCATgataggacaaaaaaaaaaatgcagttgTCCAAAACATGGACGTACATTTTGAAGACAAAAATTAagggaaaagaaattctatCACCTATGAACTTATAGAATTCTAATTTTCTAAGATTTCTCACCTCTTGGCTTTGTATTAATCATAGAAAGATAGCAAGCTCAACCACTTCTCCAATGGAGGATGCTAACAAAAGGAACCCAATAATATCTTCTTTTTTGTCCTCTATTTCTATCAtcctataaatatttctttttgcacatctatccattaaaaatattttagtcattttaatttaaaatcattaattttaTAATGGTATTAGATGGCATAGgtatacatacaaaaataagaataaaaaaatagtacaataacaaaataagtgttttatgaagatattcatgcaaaattcgatatttaggagggtatttatgccaaaaaaaaatttaatcttaTTTTACTCAACAGCATATTGCGATATAGAGTAGAAGGGCGGTTATGTAATTAACGTGAAAACCAGGGGCATCTTCGAGTGCATCTGTCGCCAGCCGAGCGCTGCGGTGCGACGTGCCCGGGTCAAAAACCGACCCGCCGTTCAAACCACGGGCGCGGGGAGCTCGTGCCTCTTCTCCGGTCAAACTCTGCCACGTGTCCTGTGTGGGGCCCGACGTAACGGCCGGGATGAGATGACAGCACCCCGCGCGCGAAGGGCCCACCTCCTCCCGCCGTTTATTTCAGAAAGGCCGCAATATAATATTGGGGCGGTCGTACCGTTTCGCTCCAACGCGTCGTCCTCGCTcgagttttcttttctttctttttttttcctttccccccctctctctctctctctctctctctctctctctctctctctctaacgacgattaaaaattatttcctgtcaaaaagagagagagagagagagagagttcagtCGCCACCACTACTTCAACGGGGGGTAACGGCGCATCACCGCGCCGTCCGGCTTCTGTCCTTGCTATGTGTTGCGAGGAGGAAGCAGGGATGGGACCCACATCTTGCCACGTGTAGCACTCTTCGCCGTCTCGGGTACGTTTTCTCTTTCACTTTGTTGTCGAAGGTGGATGACAAATTGGGAGACGAAATACGAAAACAAGGCCGCTAATGGATGACTTTCtcgattttttttctaaattttaaatttctttaaattttaataaaagaGATTACTTTACCCCCAGAAAAAAAGTATTATAGATGGTGAATCCTCAGATATACCCGATACTAACGATGGCGAAGTTTGAACCAAGTTTCTTACTTTAACATCCAAGCAAGCAGGAGGTCTCCATGTTGCTCTATTGTCTCTTTTAAAATAAACAATATTTTAGAGAGAGTTGCTACTAAATTTTGGACCGACCTCAAACTCTGCGTGCAATGTGCTGAGGTCGAATAGAGCCGAGATGATTTGAGATCGGTTGAAACTAAGATGGAATGCAGGATCAACCTACAAAAATATCTACTTGCCAGAAGGTTTCTGTTCGGAGAcgctccgatgcttaagttagagatGTAGACAATGGTGGGAGAGAGAAAACAATGTGTAGAGAGAAGTCTAAGATTGTTTGCCTGAGGGTCCCCGAATTATTCCTACATATAGAATGAAATTAGTGTTTGTTATTTGGTTTATCAAGGAATGTTGTAATTGCATGATAACAACTGACCGTGCATTAACCACATAGTAACGGCTCGCCTTAGTTAATGCTTGAAGATAACTGCGTCGAACTATTGTACTAATGGAACTGTTGCTGATGCCATTATTGCCATTCAATCAATGACTTCATCATTATTCTCGCTCCAGAGTCCAGACCGGCCATAATGGCATCTCGATCCATATCGAACTCATTTACCTAAGCTAGAACTGAGGTCAAGGTAGTCGAATCAACCTGAGGTTGGGATGACCAATATTCATCCCATCAAGGAGAAATTTTAATAGAAAAGAAAGGCTACATAACTTATATGCACGTCTTGCATGCTATTTGGGGTGACATTATATGCTAAGTATGTTTAAGGGTAGATCTAAGATTTCCACCTTTTCATTTTAGCCACAAGGGAGTCCCAAAAGCTTCT from Phoenix dactylifera cultivar Barhee BC4 unplaced genomic scaffold, palm_55x_up_171113_PBpolish2nd_filt_p 001637F, whole genome shotgun sequence includes the following:
- the LOC103713402 gene encoding LOB domain-containing protein 18, which translates into the protein MSGSTSSGVGGSSGGGGGGGGGGGGPCGACKFLRRKCVSGCIFAPYFDSEQGAAHFAAVHKVFGASNVSKLLLHIPAHKRLDAVVTICYEAQARLRDPVYGCVAHIFALQQQVVNLQAELSYLQAHLATLELPSPPPPPPPLQLAAPPPFSISNLPSSSNLPATVDLSTLFDPQVQPHWSLQQQQQQHQRAMEPRQQLGPGSRSLGESSGGGSGDLQALARELLDRHRTATTEPPPLSK